DNA from Rhodobacteraceae bacterium M382:
TCTGACCCGACACGCCTCATGACGTTGGCCGGTGGGGCGGTTGTCGTGATGTTGGCCCTTGTCGGGGGTGGGATGGCCAAAGTGCTGGCTTCAAGGGCGGGGCCGATCGTGCCTGCGGTTTTGGCCTATATTCCGATCATTCTGGCCATGGCCGTGTCGGCGCTTACGCTGCCGGGGCAGGGAAGTTTGATCTGGGCAGTACCTGCGGCAGTCAGTTTTATGGTGTCCGACATGGTGCTGGCGGTGGAAACCTTTGTGCTGAATGACGACCACAGGATGCGACGGTGGACGCCTTATGTGGTCTGGCCGCTATATTGGGGGGCACAGGTCGGATTTTTCGCCGCATTTGCCTGAGGTGCTTTGCAACTGGTGCCGATCCGCATTAGGTGGAATGAAACCGCTGCGGAGATCGAAATGGCGTTTTTCTCAAAGCTCAAGGACCGGCTGTTCAAATCCTCGTCGAAACTGGAACAGGGTCTGGACGCAATTGTGGAAGAGGGAGGCGAAACCGCCGCCCCTGCCAGCGACCTGGCAGATCCGGCACCTGCATCCGCGC
Protein-coding regions in this window:
- a CDS encoding lysoplasmalogenase; the encoded protein is MDQSLMFVISAAAGVGYLFLTARPPSVLRSTIKTLCVAALALAAWTAGAPGVLVAALGLCAVGDYCLSRDGERAFMAGVGAFALGHLVYVELFLTHPLSDPTRLMTLAGGAVVVMLALVGGGMAKVLASRAGPIVPAVLAYIPIILAMAVSALTLPGQGSLIWAVPAAVSFMVSDMVLAVETFVLNDDHRMRRWTPYVVWPLYWGAQVGFFAAFA